Part of the Ornithinimicrobium flavum genome, CTCGCCGGTCAGCCCGCCGGGTCAGAGCCAGTCGACCCGGTCGGCGAGCACGGCATACCCGACGAAGGCGACGACGTCGAGCAGCGTGTGCGCCATGACCAGCGGCATGACCCTCCTGGTGCGGGTGTAGACCCAGCCGAGCAGCAGGCCCATCGCGACGTTGCCCACGAAGCCGCCGAACCCCTGGTAGAGGTGGTAGCTCCCCCGGACCAGCGCCGAGGTGACGATGACCGTCCACATCGACCAGCCCGCCTGCGCCCAGCGCGTGAAGAGGTAGCCCACCATGAGCACCTCCTCGAGCACGGCGTTCTGGACCGAGGCGAGGACGAGCACGGGCACCGCCCACCAGACCGACGGCAGGTTGGCGGGGGCGACGGTGGTGTTGAGGTCGAGCTCGCGGGCCAGGAGGTAGAGCGCCAGGCCGGGCAGCCCGATGACGGCGGCGAGAACGAGGCCCTGGACGAGGTCGCGGACGGGCCGGGCCAGGTCGAGGCCGATGAACCGGGCCGGTGCGCGCATCTCGCGGGCGAGGATGTGCAGGGCGAGGACGACGGGGACCAGGGCCAGGGCGATGCCGGCGAGCTGGTAGGCGAGGTCGAGCCAGGGCCGGTCGGGGGCGGCGCTGGTGTTCATGGCGGTCGTCTGCGCCGACAGCGGCGCCTCCGCGGTCAGCTTGCGGATGATGTTGAGGACCGACCAGACGGCCGACGCACCCAGGCTGACGCCCAGCACCAGCACCGTCTCGGTGACCAGCGTGCGGGAGGTATGCGGACTCGCCGGCACCGTGAGCCCCGGCAGCGGTCGCGGGCTGGCGTGCATGGGCGTCACGCTAGCCGCCCACCACAGCAGGCGGCCGGACGCTCGGCCCCGGTCCCGGCGCCCCCGATGCTTGTGCAGCGCTCTTGTGTCACATTGATCGCCCGGACGATGAATGTGACACAAGAGCCATGCACAAGGATGCGGCGCGCATCATCCCGCAGACCCTTCCCACGGGTGCTCCGTCGACCTACAGTGGCCGAGTTCCCGACCACCGACCTGGAGATCTCGATGAAGCGCACCGTCCTGACCGGTCTGACCGCCGCCGCCCTCCTGAGCTCCGCCACCGCGGCCCAGGCCATCACCTGAGGCGAGCCGGACGGCGACGACCACCCCCACGTCGTCACGATGCTCTTCGTGCAGGGCGGCGAGGGGTACTCCTCCTGCTCGGGCACCATGCTGGACGCCGACACCGTCCTGACGGCGGGTCACTGCACCGGTGTCGACGGGAACACCCCCAACAGCGTGACCTGGGTGAGCAACCACCCCGACCCGCTCCACGACTACGACGGCAGCGGCATCGCCGCATACCTGCAGGACAGCGACCACTGGGTGGAGGGCCAGGCGATCCCCCACCCGGAGTACGACAACTTCGCCGGCTTCCCCGACACGTATGACGTGGGTGTCGTGGAGCTCGAGGGCGCCATCGACACCGGCGGGGTCTACGGCACGCTCCCCGATGAGGGTTTCCTGGACGCGCTGATGACGAAGAAGGGTCGCACCACCCACCGGCAGGTCGCCGTGGTGGGCTACGGCATGCAGGGCACCGTCCCGGCGTTCTACCAGGACGACTTCATGCGCTACCAGGGCACGTCGACGATCACCGGCCTGGGCCGTTCGGCCAACCAGGGCGGCCAGAACGTCCAGCTCTCCAACTCGCCCGGCAAGGGCAACGGCAGCGGGGGCACCTGCTTCGGTGACTCGGGCGGTCCCGCCTTCTGGATCGACCCCACCACCGGCGAGGAGACCACCACCGTCGTGGCCGTCACCTCGTTCGGCATCACCGGCCAGTGCGCCGGGACGGACTTCTCCTTCCGCACCGACATCGACGCGACGCTGGACTTCGTCTCGCCATACCTCTGAGTCGGGGGGCGCGAGGCGCCAGGCACGCGGATAGACAAGGAAGTCCTGCACGGACGTCGCTCTCGACCTCGTGCATGCCCGACTTCCTTGTCTATCCGGGTGCGTCACCGCAGGGTCGGCCCGATGCCCTGCAGACCGCGTCGCACACCGCGGCCGAGTGGGACGCCTGTCTCGCCGCGCTCTTCGTGCCGCTGCGAGCTGGCACCCAACGCCTGACCGCCCCCGCCCAGCAAGGGGGACCTGCGGGCGGTCACTCCGGTCGACCGGGCCGACCCGGCGAGAGGCGCCCGGTCCGAGAGTCCGAGGGGGAGCCCGTGAGGCAGACCAGGCGAGGGGCGTCCGGTCCGTGAGTCCGGCCAGCCGCGGCGACCAGGCGGGGGCGCCGGTCAGTCGTCCCAGTCGTCGTCCCAGTCGTCGTCGTCGCACTCCTCCCACTCGTCGTCGTCCCAGCACATCCCCGGCGGGGTGACGGGCGCGGGCTGCACGGGCTGGGGCACGGGCGGCGGCGGGGGCAGGGGCACGGGAGCCGGCTGGGGTGCGGGAGGGGCGGGCGTCGAGCCGGTCGACCCGGAGCTGCCGGACCTGTCCGAAGCCTCCGACGCCTCCTGCTCCGCCCTCTCTGCCGCTGCCTTCTCCTCCTCCGCCTTCTCGGCGGCCGCCGCAGCCAGCTCCGCGAGCTCGCTCCGCGAGGCACGCAGCGTGCCCATCACGCTGCTCAGGGCGATCAGGCGGTCGTCGACGGTCTCGCGGTCCTCGGCGGTCCGCCCGGCGGAGTCGTCGGCGGCCGCGCCGCCACTCGCGTCCCCCGGCGACGCCGCGTTTGGCGCCCCCGCACCGTCCGCACTCCCCGCACCGCTCGTCGGCGCCCCCTCGTCGTCGACCACCGCCTGGCGGACCGCGGGCTCCCCCGGGTCCAGGTCGGCCGACACCACGACGCCGGGCAGGTCCTGCCGGGCCTCTGCGGTCGCGTCGAACCACAGCCAGATCCCGGTGAGCCCCACGAGCACCAGGCTGAGGGCGGAGGCGAGCAGCTTCATGGCACTACCTTCCCGCGGGTCGAGGAGACGGGGGTGAGACGACGATGAGAGAGTTCTCATCTTCGCTGGTCAGCGGCCACTCATCGACCGCCCAGCGCAGCACGGACTCCCGCCACGGCGGGCGGAAGGCGTAGACCGCGGCCAGCCTCGCCACCGTCGCCCGCCTCGCCAGCCGCATCCGCTCCGGGTCCACGTCCGAGGCGTCGGCGACGCGGTCCACCGCCTCCAGCATCGTCGCCGTGGCCCGGGCCGACCAGCGGCCCTGGGCCTGCCGCAGCCGGGCGTGGACGGCGAGGTTGGCCAGGTCGAGGGCCGGCTCGGCCCGGCATACCGTGTCCAGGTCGAGCACGGACAGCCGCGCTCCGTCCCAGAGCAGCTGCTTGTCGTGCAGGTCGCGGTGGGTGGGCACCAGCCGCGCTCCGGTATGCGGTGCCGCCGCCAGCTCCTCCGCCACCTCGCCCAGGC contains:
- a CDS encoding CPBP family intramembrane glutamic endopeptidase; the encoded protein is MHASPRPLPGLTVPASPHTSRTLVTETVLVLGVSLGASAVWSVLNIIRKLTAEAPLSAQTTAMNTSAAPDRPWLDLAYQLAGIALALVPVVLALHILAREMRAPARFIGLDLARPVRDLVQGLVLAAVIGLPGLALYLLARELDLNTTVAPANLPSVWWAVPVLVLASVQNAVLEEVLMVGYLFTRWAQAGWSMWTVIVTSALVRGSYHLYQGFGGFVGNVAMGLLLGWVYTRTRRVMPLVMAHTLLDVVAFVGYAVLADRVDWL
- a CDS encoding trypsin-like serine protease gives rise to the protein MLFVQGGEGYSSCSGTMLDADTVLTAGHCTGVDGNTPNSVTWVSNHPDPLHDYDGSGIAAYLQDSDHWVEGQAIPHPEYDNFAGFPDTYDVGVVELEGAIDTGGVYGTLPDEGFLDALMTKKGRTTHRQVAVVGYGMQGTVPAFYQDDFMRYQGTSTITGLGRSANQGGQNVQLSNSPGKGNGSGGTCFGDSGGPAFWIDPTTGEETTTVVAVTSFGITGQCAGTDFSFRTDIDATLDFVSPYL